The genomic region GGAGGAACTGGATATCCCGACTGGGGCGTCGGCTCGCCAATGCCCTAACCTGGCAGCCGCCGGTGGCCTACACCGATTACGTCGACCGTGACGCGGAACGGATGGCCCGGGAATTGGAGGCAATCAAAATGCGCTTCCCTCACCATGCGTGACGGGGTGCTACGTGGCACCGCACTACTGATCGGCCTGACGTGCTACGGCTTCTCGATGGCCATGATGGTGCGCGCCGGGCTCGGACTGGACCCGTGGGACGTGTTCCACCAGGGCCTGTCGCTGCGCACCGGCATGACGATCGGAGTGGCCTCCGCCGTCGTCGGGGTGGTCGTGCTACTGGCCTGGATCCCGCTGCGCACCCGGCCCGGGATCGGCACCGTCGCCAACGTCATCGTCATCGCGATCACCGTCGACCTGGGGATGTGGCTGCTGGCGGCGCCGCAGGCGATGTGGGCGCGGATCGCGATGATGATCGGCGCGGTGGTGCTCAACGCGTTCGCCACGGTGCTCTACGTCGGCGCCGGCCTCGGACCCGGGCCGCGCGACGGCCTGATGACCGGGCTGGTCGTGCGCACCGGTCTGTCGGTGCGCCTGGTCCGCACCGCGATCGAGGCCACCGTGCTGGTGATCGGCTGGCTGCTCGGCGGCACCGTCGGCGTCGGGACCGTGCTCTACGCGTTCGGGATCGGACCGCTGGTGCAGTTCTTCGTGCGCATCACCCCGAAGCGGCTGCTGGCGGTCAGCGGCTGGCGCGACGTGGCGCGGGCGCGCGGCGAACTGGGGGAGACCCCGCCGACGGCCGAACGCGATCCCGCCCCGACGGCCTGACTACGATGATCGGGTGCCCACCGCCGAAGGAGACTCAGCCGACCCTGACCTGCTGATCGACTTCGCCAAGGTGACCCTGCGGCGTGGCGGGCAGGTGCTCGTCGGGCCCGTCACCTGGGCGGTCG from Mycolicibacterium phlei harbors:
- a CDS encoding YczE/YyaS/YitT family protein — translated: MRDGVLRGTALLIGLTCYGFSMAMMVRAGLGLDPWDVFHQGLSLRTGMTIGVASAVVGVVVLLAWIPLRTRPGIGTVANVIVIAITVDLGMWLLAAPQAMWARIAMMIGAVVLNAFATVLYVGAGLGPGPRDGLMTGLVVRTGLSVRLVRTAIEATVLVIGWLLGGTVGVGTVLYAFGIGPLVQFFVRITPKRLLAVSGWRDVARARGELGETPPTAERDPAPTA